One genomic segment of Gemmatimonas aurantiaca includes these proteins:
- a CDS encoding MATE family efflux transporter: MTNAIADRVEDPIEHDAPRGELVGEPLALTIRRVALPAVIANLLMTAFHNVDTFWIGRSLGAEALAAVTGSIFWIWLVISLGEMVSIGLDAIAARRHGERRPADAARTVSEGLVLAMLLGGAIALATPFVLGWLFAVLHTGEAVSDIGRHYLGTYLLGMPLLFGFFAVDAAFRAKGDTRTPLVILAVTTVLGLVLDPILIRGLGPVPALGVRGAALATLVPRGLGCVIGVVLLRRRAMLHWARPRWNVITAIVRVGAPAAATGVAFSAIYVALTRITTQFGTPALAALGLGFRLESVVYVVSVGMGAAVAAIVGQSLGAGDVRRAARAGWYATGIVSVIGLIMAIVSFVFATEFVSIFSTDPAVVAEASHYLRIAAFSQLFLGAEVVLESAMGGAGWTLMPMLLSTFITASRLPLGAWAAAQWGTTGLWWTLALTAAARGAVMALLWGWGRWRRVRV, from the coding sequence TTGACGAACGCTATCGCTGATCGCGTCGAAGATCCGATCGAACACGATGCCCCACGCGGCGAACTGGTTGGTGAACCTCTTGCACTGACCATTCGCCGCGTGGCGCTTCCGGCCGTCATCGCCAATCTGCTGATGACGGCCTTTCACAACGTCGACACGTTCTGGATCGGTCGTTCACTGGGGGCCGAGGCATTGGCCGCCGTCACCGGATCGATTTTCTGGATCTGGCTGGTCATCTCGCTCGGCGAGATGGTGAGCATCGGACTCGATGCCATCGCCGCGCGTCGTCATGGTGAACGCCGGCCCGCCGATGCCGCCCGTACGGTGAGTGAAGGGCTGGTGCTCGCCATGCTGCTGGGTGGCGCCATCGCACTGGCCACGCCGTTCGTACTCGGATGGCTCTTCGCGGTGCTGCACACCGGCGAGGCCGTGAGCGATATCGGCCGGCACTACCTCGGCACGTATCTGCTGGGCATGCCGTTGCTGTTCGGGTTCTTTGCCGTGGACGCGGCGTTCCGCGCCAAAGGCGACACCAGAACACCGCTCGTCATTCTTGCCGTCACCACAGTCCTCGGACTGGTGCTCGATCCCATTCTCATCCGTGGACTGGGCCCGGTGCCGGCACTGGGTGTGCGCGGAGCCGCGCTGGCCACGCTCGTGCCCCGTGGACTGGGCTGTGTGATCGGCGTGGTGCTGCTGCGTCGGCGCGCGATGCTGCACTGGGCGCGGCCACGATGGAACGTGATCACCGCCATCGTGCGCGTGGGGGCGCCCGCCGCGGCAACGGGCGTGGCGTTCAGCGCGATCTATGTGGCACTCACGCGCATCACCACACAGTTCGGGACGCCCGCGCTCGCGGCACTGGGACTGGGCTTCCGTCTCGAGAGTGTGGTGTATGTGGTGAGTGTGGGGATGGGCGCCGCGGTGGCGGCCATCGTGGGTCAGAGTCTTGGCGCGGGTGATGTGCGTCGCGCGGCGCGCGCGGGATGGTATGCCACGGGCATCGTCAGCGTCATCGGGCTCATCATGGCCATCGTGAGCTTTGTCTTCGCCACCGAGTTCGTGTCCATCTTTTCCACCGATCCCGCCGTGGTGGCCGAGGCGTCGCATTATCTGCGCATCGCGGCATTCAGTCAGCTCTTTCTGGGGGCGGAGGTGGTGCTGGAGAGCGCCATGGGCGGCGCGGGCTGGACGCTGATGCCCATGCTGCTCAGCACGTTCATCACGGCATCACGCCTGCCACTGGGCGCATGGGCCGCGGCGCAGTGGGGCACGACCGGCCTCTGGTGGACGCTCGCACTGACCGCGGCGGCGCGCGGCGCGGTGATGGCCCTGCTCTGGGGCTGGGGGCGGTGGCGGCGCGTGCGGGTGTGA
- a CDS encoding Mrp/NBP35 family ATP-binding protein — MPPLMERITDALSAVRNPRTGADVMAAEQVRDIATTVDGKVRLTLLLAPDDDATLVRDVRQAVERLDGVIDVRVDVRDPAQSEPTPARRAPSPPMSQSTAQPGKSRALPVMDAAPAPKPPPRVPDPVQYPNLGRIIAVSSGKGGVGKSTVAVNLAIALAKAGKRVGIMDADIYGPNLPLMLGVDAAPAVRDEKIIPLEAYGIKVISLGFLIEKEQPAIWRGPIVMKIITQFLRDVNWGQLDYFLVDMPPGTGDAQLSLVQATQVHGAVVVTTPQQVAVGDALRGVKMFERTAVPVLGIVENMSYFENPETGKPIAVFGSGGGERLAKECDLPLIGQIPLDPRIQEGGDTGRPIVDAEPESKAAKMIQQVAQRVMERLDERYR, encoded by the coding sequence ATGCCGCCACTCATGGAGCGGATCACCGACGCGCTGTCGGCGGTCCGTAACCCGCGTACCGGCGCCGACGTCATGGCTGCCGAACAGGTGCGCGATATCGCCACCACCGTCGACGGGAAAGTCCGTCTGACCCTGCTGTTGGCGCCGGACGACGATGCCACGCTGGTGCGTGACGTGCGTCAGGCCGTCGAACGACTGGATGGTGTGATCGACGTGCGTGTCGACGTGCGTGATCCCGCCCAGAGTGAACCCACACCGGCGCGTCGCGCGCCATCTCCTCCCATGTCCCAGTCCACCGCGCAACCGGGCAAGAGCCGTGCGCTGCCCGTCATGGACGCCGCGCCGGCCCCCAAGCCGCCGCCGCGCGTTCCCGATCCCGTGCAGTACCCCAACCTGGGTCGCATCATCGCCGTGTCGTCGGGCAAGGGCGGCGTGGGCAAGAGCACCGTGGCCGTCAATCTCGCCATCGCGCTCGCGAAGGCCGGCAAACGGGTGGGCATCATGGATGCCGACATCTACGGTCCCAATCTGCCCCTCATGCTCGGCGTGGATGCGGCACCCGCCGTGCGCGACGAGAAGATCATTCCGCTCGAAGCCTACGGCATCAAGGTCATCTCGCTCGGTTTCCTCATCGAGAAGGAGCAGCCGGCGATCTGGCGCGGCCCCATCGTCATGAAGATCATCACGCAGTTCCTGCGTGACGTGAACTGGGGTCAGCTCGACTACTTCCTGGTGGACATGCCACCGGGCACCGGCGACGCGCAGTTGTCGCTCGTGCAGGCCACGCAGGTGCATGGCGCGGTGGTGGTCACCACGCCGCAGCAGGTGGCGGTGGGCGACGCGCTGCGTGGCGTGAAGATGTTCGAACGCACCGCGGTGCCGGTGCTGGGCATCGTCGAGAACATGTCGTACTTCGAGAATCCGGAGACGGGGAAGCCCATCGCCGTATTCGGCAGCGGCGGCGGTGAACGACTCGCGAAGGAATGCGATCTGCCGCTCATCGGGCAGATTCCGCTCGATCCGCGCATTCAGGAAGGCGGTGACACCGGACGTCCCATCGTCGACGCCGAACCCGAGAGCAAGGCCGCGAAGATGATCCAGCAGGTCGCACAACGGGTGATGGAACGGCTTGACGAACGCTATCGCTGA